ATACTCGGCTGCAACGGGTTTCTCGGTTAGCCCTTTCTGAGCAGATGAAACAATATCAGGCCAAGCGGGGTACGGTGATTGTGATGGATGCATCGGATGGGTCGATCTTGTCGTTGGTGCAATATCCGTCGTTTGATGCCAATACCTATTGGAAAGCCGATTTAGGGTTATTAAAAAACTGGGCAATTACTGATTTATATGAGCCAGGATCGACGTTTAAGCCGATTAATGTGGCGATCGCCTTAGAAGCAGATGCGATTGAACCTGACGATCAGTTTTACGATCCAGGACAGATTTATATCGGTGAATGGCCGATTCAGAATTATGACTTTGATGCGAATGGAGGTAGAGGAGTATCAAGTCTAACCGATATTATCAAATATTCCAGTAATGTCGCGATGGTTAGAGTTGTCCAGCAGATGAAGCCAGAAGTTTTTTATGACTGGCTGGAAAACCTGGGACTTTCAAGTCTTATGGGAATTGATTTACCAGGAGAAACCGCGAGTTACCTCAAACCGAAAGAACATTTTGTCAATATAGCTGTTGAGCCGGCTGTTGTCTCCTTTGGTCAAGGATTATCCTTAACTCCCCTGAAACTTGCCCAACTCCATGCCACTTTAGCCAATGGGGGATTTTTAGTCACTCCTCATGTGGTTAAGGGACTTAGGGATGTACAAGGACAATTGCACTATACTCCAAGTATTGAACCTCCCCGCCGAGTGTTTTCTCAAGAAACAACTGAAGCCGTTTTAGCTATGATGGAAGCCGTGGTGGATGGGGGGAGTGGAAAGGCGGCCCATATCCCCAATTATAGAGTGGCAGGTAAAACTGGAACGGCTCAGAAGGCTTATGCGGGTGGTGGGTATTATGAATCCGCAAAAATAACCAGTTTTGTTGGTATTTTGCCGGATGGCCCCTATGTGGTCGTTGCAGTGGTTGATGAACCGAAAGGTGCAGGAGCTTTTGGGGGTACGGTATCGGCTCCGATTGTAAAATCTGTAATGGAAGCCCTCATTCCAATGGAGAAGATTCCTCCGTCCACTCATCAACCTAATGAATAATGGGTATATTGCTTTTAAGGTTTAATGGATAGGACCTGCTGATGGAGAAAGTTTAAAGTTGCTAGGGTCGTATACGTATAAATTCCCAGATCGCCGCGAATGACGGTAAACGGAGCATCCGGTTCGCCGAAATCGCTTAAAACGGCGATCTCCCCAGGAAAGTCATGATTTTGAGTATATTCATTTTGGGTTACTAACGTAGGTAAACCGACTTCAGCCGCTGCTTGCACCCCCGCTTGGGAATCCTCAATCACCAAACACTCTCTAGGCGATAAATTCATTTGCTCTAGAACATAATGATAAATATCAGGCGCAGGTTTTTTTCGGGGGACAATATCACCGGCTGCAATCAATTCAAACGTAGTCGGGTGAAAAAACTTCTCCAACTGAGGGGGCGACAAGGAGGCTGAAAAGCATAGCCTGTGAGGAGAGTAGACGAAAGAGAGAAAAAAAGATCGGCTAGGCATTGTCAATAAACATAGCCTATTGAAAATAATGAAAAAGTTACCTTCATTATACCAGAACTATCTCCAACAATATTTT
This sequence is a window from Roseofilum reptotaenium CS-1145. Protein-coding genes within it:
- a CDS encoding HAD family hydrolase, which translates into the protein MEKFFHPTTFELIAAGDIVPRKKPAPDIYHYVLEQMNLSPRECLVIEDSQAGVQAAAEVGLPTLVTQNEYTQNHDFPGEIAVLSDFGEPDAPFTVIRGDLGIYTYTTLATLNFLHQQVLSIKP
- a CDS encoding peptidoglycan D,D-transpeptidase FtsI family protein, with amino-acid sequence MASTSRPSKHISQRKAIATGSFPRKPGRKMAAVPQMRSVVVWGVLIAGLLGLSLKLLSLQVIQSAELREKAQQQQRSQEQKATSRRSIVDRQGHFLAVDQPRFTLYAHPILFKRPMPEIASALSSILGIPANQLIQRFSEGPTGIQIQYSVPEDAARRIQTLSIDGLELNAYQERIYPQEDLVSEVVGYVNMERVGQSGIEAAYENILERSSEWVEVTRTGEGDILPNQGLTPLLNMDALQLQLTLDTRLQRVSRLALSEQMKQYQAKRGTVIVMDASDGSILSLVQYPSFDANTYWKADLGLLKNWAITDLYEPGSTFKPINVAIALEADAIEPDDQFYDPGQIYIGEWPIQNYDFDANGGRGVSSLTDIIKYSSNVAMVRVVQQMKPEVFYDWLENLGLSSLMGIDLPGETASYLKPKEHFVNIAVEPAVVSFGQGLSLTPLKLAQLHATLANGGFLVTPHVVKGLRDVQGQLHYTPSIEPPRRVFSQETTEAVLAMMEAVVDGGSGKAAHIPNYRVAGKTGTAQKAYAGGGYYESAKITSFVGILPDGPYVVVAVVDEPKGAGAFGGTVSAPIVKSVMEALIPMEKIPPSTHQPNE